One stretch of Roseimicrobium sp. ORNL1 DNA includes these proteins:
- a CDS encoding DUF1592 domain-containing protein: protein MTRSVFSLSAILIASAGLPSAVRAAEPFDAFLDKYCISCHGPEKEKGDLRIDKLSRDFKLGADSHHWSEMIEQVNSGEMPPKKEKKKPTQEEMAAFVTTLDGLIKEGRAARMAARPAVSHYRLSRKEYQNTVYDLLGVRYDPAKPGELNEDTLWHGFERIGSELSLSPSHMDRYYRAAGTVLDRAFPAASSGEARKVRKTAADLRYNGGKEQQAALDRFGIKRPLRYLLFPGTVQNALSPNWFGKTGPEHSGLYKVRIQASGVRPLDGQPAHLSIGQRTGEETVDSLIDLDITAPEDKPQVYEFEVFLEMPVSLDFCVVATDVVDRRSGAAFRNALSSRGGYIFTHSSETLLLNPNAPQMFDGKGNGLFSTVLLDWIEWEGPLETDIEKSRRKDLVPADDATPEVVAEHLQRFAERAWRRSVKKEELEDYLKSYREEREAGEKPAEAYRVAMQGVLTSRNFLYLVEGEPTAREKLTDLELASRLSYFLWSSMPDDALFTAAKGGTLNGDGLKKQVDRILTDSRINRFVDDFSRQWLQLHRVGMFPPDKKLYPTYDRWLETSMREEPVEFFREVLVKNLPMESFLDSDWTMANSRLCDFYGLPEPKTDAFQRVSLKPEDRRGGLLTMGASLGLTSDGTRHRPVHRGVWLSEVIFAKTPPPPPANVPAIEPNPPTSAKATLREKLEAHRDNANCSACHAKIDPLGIAWDNYDAIGQWRTHEKVAAGTGADPMVNPAGEMPDGRHFKDSNEFKRLLIEDRDKFVQAFIEHLCTYGLRRVLTVDDEDDIAAIAAEAKKNNYGVKDIVRAVAVSNLMRKR, encoded by the coding sequence ATGACACGTTCCGTTTTCAGCCTCTCAGCCATCCTAATCGCCAGCGCCGGTCTTCCCAGTGCCGTCCGCGCCGCCGAGCCGTTTGATGCCTTCCTGGATAAATACTGCATCAGTTGCCACGGGCCCGAGAAGGAGAAGGGCGACCTTCGCATCGACAAGCTCTCTCGCGACTTCAAGCTGGGTGCGGATTCCCATCACTGGTCGGAGATGATTGAGCAGGTCAATTCCGGCGAGATGCCTCCGAAGAAGGAGAAGAAGAAGCCGACCCAGGAGGAAATGGCGGCCTTCGTCACGACACTCGACGGGCTGATCAAAGAGGGGCGCGCGGCCCGTATGGCAGCGAGGCCTGCGGTGTCGCATTACCGCCTGAGCCGGAAGGAGTACCAGAACACGGTCTATGACCTGCTCGGCGTGCGCTACGACCCCGCCAAGCCAGGGGAGCTGAACGAGGACACGCTGTGGCACGGTTTCGAGCGCATTGGCTCGGAGTTGTCGCTGTCGCCCTCGCATATGGACCGTTATTACCGCGCCGCGGGCACGGTGCTCGACCGCGCTTTCCCCGCCGCATCGTCCGGCGAGGCGCGCAAGGTCCGCAAAACGGCAGCAGACCTGCGCTACAACGGAGGGAAGGAACAACAGGCCGCGCTGGACCGGTTCGGCATCAAGCGTCCCCTGCGTTATCTGCTGTTCCCCGGCACCGTTCAGAATGCGCTCTCGCCCAACTGGTTCGGAAAGACCGGCCCGGAGCACAGCGGCCTCTACAAAGTGCGCATCCAGGCCAGCGGCGTTCGCCCCCTCGACGGCCAACCGGCGCACTTGAGCATCGGCCAGCGCACCGGGGAGGAGACCGTGGATAGCCTCATCGATCTGGACATCACGGCACCCGAGGACAAGCCGCAGGTGTATGAGTTTGAGGTATTTCTCGAAATGCCGGTGTCGCTGGACTTCTGCGTCGTGGCCACCGATGTGGTGGACCGGAGAAGCGGAGCCGCCTTCCGCAATGCGCTTTCCAGCCGCGGTGGATACATCTTCACCCACAGCAGCGAGACTCTGCTCCTGAACCCGAACGCCCCGCAGATGTTCGATGGCAAGGGGAACGGCCTCTTCTCCACGGTGCTCCTCGATTGGATCGAGTGGGAGGGCCCCCTTGAGACGGACATCGAAAAATCCCGCCGCAAGGATCTGGTACCCGCCGATGACGCGACGCCCGAGGTGGTCGCGGAGCATCTGCAACGCTTCGCCGAGCGCGCCTGGCGCCGTTCGGTCAAGAAGGAGGAACTGGAGGACTATCTGAAATCCTACCGCGAAGAGCGCGAGGCAGGCGAAAAGCCGGCTGAGGCCTATCGCGTGGCAATGCAGGGTGTGCTGACCTCCCGGAACTTCCTCTACCTCGTCGAGGGCGAACCGACGGCCCGCGAGAAGCTCACCGACCTGGAACTCGCCTCACGGCTCTCGTATTTCCTGTGGAGCTCCATGCCGGATGACGCCCTTTTCACCGCAGCCAAGGGCGGCACCCTGAACGGCGATGGCCTGAAGAAGCAGGTTGACCGGATTTTGACGGACAGCCGCATCAACCGCTTCGTCGACGACTTCTCCCGCCAGTGGCTGCAACTGCACCGCGTGGGCATGTTCCCGCCGGACAAGAAGCTCTACCCCACCTATGACCGGTGGCTGGAGACAAGCATGCGGGAAGAGCCGGTGGAGTTCTTCCGCGAAGTGCTGGTGAAGAACCTGCCCATGGAAAGCTTCCTCGATTCCGACTGGACCATGGCCAATTCCCGGCTCTGCGATTTCTACGGACTGCCAGAGCCGAAGACGGATGCCTTCCAGCGCGTCTCGCTCAAGCCTGAAGATCGTCGTGGCGGATTGCTTACCATGGGCGCATCGCTTGGGCTCACCTCGGACGGCACGCGTCATCGTCCCGTGCATCGCGGTGTGTGGCTCAGCGAAGTGATCTTCGCCAAGACGCCGCCACCACCGCCGGCCAACGTGCCCGCCATTGAACCCAATCCACCCACGAGCGCCAAGGCCACCCTCCGCGAAAAATTGGAGGCGCACCGCGACAACGCCAATTGCTCCGCCTGCCATGCGAAGATCGATCCCCTGGGCATTGCGTGGGACAACTACGATGCCATCGGCCAATGGCGCACCCATGAAAAGGTCGCAGCGGGAACCGGCGCGGACCCCATGGTGAATCCCGCCGGCGAGATGCCTGATGGTCGTCACTTCAAAGACTCCAACGAATTCAAACGCCTCTTGATCGAAGACCGTGACAAGTTCGTCCAGGCCTTCATTGAGCACCTCTGCACCTACGGCCTCCGCCGCGTGCTCACGGTAGATGACGAAGACGACATCGCGGCCATCGCCGCAGAAGCGAAGAAGAACAACTACGGCGTGAAGGATATCGTCCGCGCCGTGGCGGTCTCCAACTTGATGCGCAAACGCTAA
- a CDS encoding DUF1552 domain-containing protein, with protein MSNYLSQSWLIDRRHALKALGSFISLPLLECMVPRQAAAAAAITETPKRSAFIYIANGVHSLNYQITSSGKDYKFSRSLSPLEKHRQSITPISGLHHPGSLSHHHNCINVWLTGGKLGPSDKNTISVDQKMAEITAQHTRYPSLEVAITQESLAWTADGVRLPAMRRCSEIFASMFAEPKGGIAAQRRALRRKGSVLDDNLAEVRRLEKQMGAQDKGRMDQYLTSVREAEIRTRRADAWLDTPLPTISEADRQRTNRDIPDTKAGDYFRTVYDLMVLAFQTDVTRVATFSLGGEGQAISIPEIGITESRHQLSHHGGDPGYMEKLTNYDTFAIEQYSYFLTRLEETKDLSGKSLLGSTMSLFGSGMSYGHSHGNANLPLVLAGGSDLGLKHGQHLDFNKEAAGFQGYALDAAGALTSAHYQVCSRPVNTDAHMSNLLLLMAQRMGVETDKFGDSNKVIAL; from the coding sequence ATGAGCAACTACCTGTCCCAATCCTGGCTGATTGACCGCCGCCATGCTCTCAAAGCATTGGGCTCGTTCATTTCTCTCCCCTTGCTGGAATGCATGGTGCCTCGGCAGGCGGCAGCAGCGGCGGCGATCACTGAAACACCCAAGCGGAGCGCTTTCATCTATATTGCAAATGGTGTCCATTCGCTGAACTACCAGATCACTTCGTCGGGGAAGGACTACAAGTTTTCCCGCTCGCTCTCGCCTCTGGAGAAGCATCGCCAGAGCATCACGCCCATCAGCGGCCTGCATCACCCGGGCAGCCTCAGCCATCACCACAACTGCATCAACGTGTGGCTGACAGGTGGAAAGCTCGGACCTTCCGATAAAAACACCATCTCGGTGGACCAGAAGATGGCGGAGATCACGGCGCAGCACACGCGCTACCCGTCGCTGGAAGTTGCCATCACCCAAGAATCCCTCGCGTGGACGGCGGATGGTGTGAGGCTGCCCGCGATGCGTCGCTGTAGTGAGATCTTTGCCTCGATGTTCGCAGAACCCAAGGGTGGCATCGCAGCCCAGCGACGCGCCTTGCGCCGCAAAGGCAGCGTGCTGGATGACAATCTTGCTGAAGTGCGTCGCTTGGAAAAGCAGATGGGCGCCCAGGACAAGGGACGCATGGATCAATATCTCACCTCCGTGCGCGAAGCGGAAATCCGCACGCGGCGGGCCGATGCCTGGCTGGATACGCCGCTTCCGACCATCTCCGAAGCGGACCGCCAGCGCACCAACCGCGACATCCCCGACACCAAGGCGGGTGATTATTTCCGCACTGTCTATGACCTCATGGTGCTCGCATTCCAGACGGATGTGACCCGCGTGGCTACCTTCAGCTTGGGTGGCGAAGGCCAGGCGATCTCCATTCCTGAAATCGGAATCACGGAGTCGCGTCACCAACTCAGCCACCACGGTGGTGACCCGGGCTACATGGAGAAGCTCACCAACTACGACACCTTCGCCATCGAGCAGTACAGCTACTTCCTCACGCGGCTCGAGGAAACCAAGGATCTCAGCGGCAAATCGTTGCTCGGCTCCACCATGTCGCTTTTCGGCAGCGGTATGTCGTATGGCCACAGCCACGGCAATGCCAACCTCCCGCTCGTGCTCGCCGGCGGCTCGGACCTCGGTCTGAAGCATGGCCAGCATCTGGACTTCAACAAGGAGGCAGCAGGATTCCAAGGCTATGCGCTCGACGCAGCTGGAGCACTCACCAGCGCGCATTACCAGGTCTGCAGCCGCCCCGTGAACACCGACGCTCACATGAGCAACCTGCTCCTCCTCATGGCCCAGCGCATGGGCGTGGAGACGGACAAGTTCGGCGACAGCAACAAGGTGATCGCGCTGTGA
- a CDS encoding G protein-coupled receptor LGR4, translating to MKLTLFCAFTTLAFSATAFALDPHVEAVIRTVEGAKGKVEKTEDGQSLKLVDLAVPNTGPHDHRKDDPYDAAFFEHLGHIATLESLNVISTKFNDEWMPHIAKLTHLKTLRFTNNGKLTDAGMVQLAGIKDLESFSFVGTAITGKAYAKFDGFTKLTRVSHRGSSIDDEGLKELCDHLPNLESISLAHAKFTDAGAPNLAKLTKLKSLELGAHATPAALKNITALPLENLQLGEGFDKSESLPITKEIKTLKRLTLTNCKTTTADDLKLLATMTQLESLELGNLEQAEAYLPQLSAFTFLKELKFYYPKRYSPELQAKIQAAVPKVAVKFTPQ from the coding sequence ATGAAACTCACGCTCTTCTGCGCTTTCACCACTCTCGCTTTCTCGGCCACCGCCTTCGCGCTCGACCCACACGTTGAAGCGGTCATCCGCACCGTGGAAGGTGCCAAAGGGAAGGTCGAAAAGACCGAGGATGGCCAGAGCCTCAAGCTCGTCGATCTCGCGGTGCCGAATACCGGCCCGCATGATCATCGCAAAGACGACCCTTATGACGCGGCCTTCTTCGAGCATCTCGGCCACATCGCCACGCTTGAGTCACTCAACGTCATCTCCACCAAGTTCAACGACGAGTGGATGCCACACATCGCAAAGCTCACGCACCTCAAGACCCTGCGCTTCACGAACAATGGCAAGCTCACGGATGCAGGCATGGTGCAACTCGCCGGAATTAAGGATCTGGAGAGCTTCTCCTTTGTCGGCACCGCCATCACGGGCAAGGCGTATGCGAAGTTTGACGGCTTCACCAAGCTCACACGCGTCAGCCATCGCGGCAGCAGCATCGATGACGAGGGACTCAAAGAACTCTGCGACCACCTGCCCAACCTCGAAAGCATCAGCCTCGCGCATGCGAAGTTCACCGACGCCGGCGCTCCGAATCTCGCGAAGCTGACCAAGCTCAAGAGCCTCGAACTGGGCGCGCACGCCACGCCTGCTGCACTGAAAAACATCACCGCGCTGCCACTCGAAAACCTTCAACTCGGAGAAGGCTTCGACAAGTCGGAGTCCCTGCCCATCACCAAGGAGATCAAAACGCTGAAGCGGCTTACGCTTACGAACTGCAAGACCACTACCGCGGACGATCTCAAGCTGCTCGCCACCATGACGCAGCTCGAATCCCTTGAGCTCGGCAACCTCGAGCAGGCTGAAGCCTATCTGCCGCAGTTGTCGGCCTTCACGTTCCTCAAGGAACTGAAGTTCTATTACCCCAAGCGCTACTCACCCGAGCTTCAGGCCAAGATCCAAGCCGCAGTACCCAAGGTCGCGGTGAAGTTCACCCCGCAATAG
- a CDS encoding N-acetylmuramoyl-L-alanine amidase: MTTSKPHRSSFLLLCSGMALVTLTLLLASCSSTSPGSRGPSSSRLDQWGNRAGPQGFNTVVVDAGHGGRDSGAVSRRTGLVEKTLTLDLARRLRSELGGSFRVVMVRDSDVFVDLDDRVRIANKRGDSVLVSIHFNAGSRRLAGPETYWWRVDSYTLAKRVQRNLTGVSAQDNSRGLVRRRLRLTRNPMVPCILVEGGYITNTREAKSLANPAYRAQLARAIAAALREQAAQGDGNLGPLPGFISAPPSRHGDARDS; this comes from the coding sequence ATGACCACGAGCAAACCGCATCGCAGTTCATTCCTTCTTCTTTGCAGCGGCATGGCGTTGGTGACACTGACCTTGTTGCTGGCGAGTTGCAGCTCCACTTCGCCGGGTTCAAGGGGACCGAGCAGTTCCAGATTGGACCAGTGGGGAAATCGCGCGGGGCCACAGGGCTTTAACACGGTTGTGGTCGATGCGGGACATGGCGGAAGAGACTCTGGGGCGGTTTCGCGCCGCACGGGGCTGGTGGAGAAGACGCTGACGCTCGACCTGGCGCGGCGTCTTCGCAGCGAATTGGGGGGGAGCTTCCGCGTGGTGATGGTGCGCGATTCGGATGTGTTTGTGGATCTCGATGATCGCGTCCGCATCGCGAACAAGAGGGGCGACAGCGTCCTCGTCAGCATCCATTTCAATGCAGGCTCGCGGAGGCTTGCGGGCCCAGAGACTTACTGGTGGCGCGTGGACAGTTACACCCTGGCGAAACGTGTGCAGCGCAACCTCACGGGTGTCTCCGCGCAGGACAACTCACGCGGCCTCGTGCGCCGCCGCCTGCGGCTGACTCGCAATCCCATGGTCCCGTGCATTCTCGTGGAGGGCGGTTACATCACTAATACACGGGAGGCGAAGTCACTCGCCAATCCTGCCTATCGTGCGCAACTGGCGCGTGCCATCGCTGCTGCTCTGCGGGAACAGGCGGCTCAGGGGGATGGCAATCTCGGTCCCTTGCCGGGGTTCATCTCAGCGCCGCCCAGCCGACATGGGGATGCGCGCGACAGTTGA
- a CDS encoding DEAD/DEAH box helicase has product MSDHPLLRRLPSSSGASNDELLSCFLDYVTEKKLELYPAQEEAVLELFEDKNVVLNTPTGSGKSLVATALHFRSLAMGRRSVYTSPIKALVNEKFLALCRDFGPDNVGMATGDATVNRNAPIMCCTAEILANYALRDGAQAPFREVIMDEFHYYADHERGVAWQVPLLTMSESRFLLMSATMGATEFFWDELTRLTRAETTIVSSRERPVPLEFSYVETPVDVTLQELVEAKKTPVYLVHFTQNEAAQAAQDLMSLNFCTPAEKASIKDFMMGVKFTSPYGKEVKKYLAHGVGIHHAGLLPKYRMLVEQLAQRGLLKVICGTDTLGVGVNVPIRTVLLTRLSKYGGQKVSTLSARDFHQISGRAGRRGFDDIGYVVAQAPEHVIENLKMDAKAAGDAKKLRKMVKKKPPEGFVGWNEDTFKKLQAASPEPLTSRFQVSHGMLLQVLSRDGDGCRAMQRLIADSHETPKAKKQHRKRAWQLFRALVERKIIEILPKAERAEGKKLRLNVELQEDFSLNHTLALYVIDTLAVIDPASPTYAADMMTLCESIMENPDTILRRQLSKVKDDAMAEMKAEGIPYEERMARLEELEYPKPCRDFIYSTFNEFQAEHPWVGQDHIRPKSIAREMFENFRGFADYIKDYDLDRAEGVLLRHLSGVHKILTQTVPDKFKTEAVQEMEAWLAGVLRGTDSSLLDEWERLRDPNWKPSEDEPASTEPADITKNKREFTALVRTEIFRFLRPLAMGNYKLAASQFSQPPSTWSEETLIATLDPYYDEHERISLDNEARNGRHTYVEPSEDKRTWRVCQVLVDPEGLNDWQMEFSVDLDQAREAGKPTLSLIAIGPVVPA; this is encoded by the coding sequence ATGTCTGACCACCCGCTGCTGCGCCGCTTGCCGTCATCCTCCGGCGCTTCCAATGATGAACTGCTGAGCTGCTTCCTCGATTATGTAACCGAGAAGAAGCTGGAGTTGTACCCCGCCCAGGAGGAAGCAGTGCTGGAGCTCTTCGAGGACAAGAATGTCGTCCTCAATACGCCGACTGGCTCTGGAAAGTCGCTGGTGGCGACGGCCTTGCATTTCCGCTCGCTGGCCATGGGGCGGCGCTCGGTCTACACCAGCCCGATCAAGGCCCTGGTGAATGAGAAGTTCCTCGCGCTCTGTCGGGATTTCGGGCCGGATAACGTGGGCATGGCCACGGGTGATGCTACGGTGAATCGCAATGCGCCCATCATGTGCTGCACCGCCGAGATCCTTGCGAACTACGCGCTGCGCGACGGTGCCCAGGCACCCTTCCGCGAGGTCATCATGGACGAGTTCCACTACTATGCGGACCACGAGCGTGGCGTCGCGTGGCAGGTGCCTCTCCTCACCATGAGTGAGTCGAGGTTCCTCCTCATGTCCGCCACCATGGGCGCGACAGAGTTCTTCTGGGACGAACTCACCCGCCTGACACGCGCGGAGACGACCATCGTGTCCTCAAGGGAACGTCCCGTGCCCCTGGAGTTCAGCTACGTGGAGACACCGGTGGATGTCACGCTGCAAGAGTTGGTCGAGGCCAAGAAGACACCCGTCTACCTCGTGCACTTCACGCAGAACGAAGCCGCACAGGCGGCGCAGGATTTGATGAGCCTGAACTTCTGCACGCCAGCTGAGAAGGCCTCCATCAAGGACTTCATGATGGGCGTAAAGTTCACGAGTCCCTATGGGAAGGAAGTGAAGAAATACCTCGCGCATGGCGTCGGTATTCATCATGCCGGACTTCTGCCGAAGTACCGCATGCTTGTCGAGCAACTCGCGCAGCGCGGTCTGCTGAAAGTCATCTGCGGCACAGATACGCTTGGCGTGGGCGTCAATGTCCCGATTCGCACCGTGCTGCTGACGCGCTTGAGCAAGTATGGCGGGCAGAAGGTGTCCACCCTTTCCGCACGCGACTTCCATCAGATCAGCGGTCGCGCCGGTCGACGCGGCTTCGATGATATTGGCTACGTGGTCGCGCAGGCGCCTGAGCATGTTATCGAGAATCTCAAGATGGACGCCAAGGCGGCTGGCGATGCGAAGAAGCTTCGCAAGATGGTGAAGAAGAAACCACCGGAAGGTTTTGTGGGATGGAACGAAGATACCTTCAAGAAACTTCAGGCGGCATCTCCCGAGCCGCTGACTTCGCGCTTCCAGGTTTCACACGGCATGCTGCTCCAGGTGCTGAGCCGCGACGGCGATGGTTGCCGTGCCATGCAGCGTCTGATTGCGGACTCGCACGAAACGCCGAAAGCAAAGAAGCAACACCGGAAGCGCGCCTGGCAACTCTTCCGTGCTCTGGTGGAACGCAAAATCATCGAGATACTTCCCAAAGCCGAGCGAGCTGAGGGAAAGAAGCTGCGGTTAAATGTCGAACTTCAAGAAGACTTCTCCCTCAACCACACGCTGGCACTCTATGTGATTGATACCCTCGCCGTCATTGATCCCGCTTCCCCTACCTATGCTGCGGATATGATGACGCTCTGTGAATCCATCATGGAGAATCCGGACACCATCCTGCGCCGGCAACTGAGCAAGGTGAAGGACGATGCGATGGCCGAGATGAAGGCCGAGGGCATCCCCTACGAGGAGCGCATGGCCCGACTGGAAGAGCTGGAGTATCCGAAGCCGTGCCGCGATTTTATCTACAGCACGTTCAACGAGTTCCAGGCAGAGCATCCCTGGGTGGGTCAGGATCATATCCGTCCAAAGAGCATCGCCCGTGAGATGTTTGAGAACTTCCGTGGCTTCGCGGACTACATCAAGGACTACGACCTTGACCGCGCAGAGGGCGTGCTCTTGCGCCACCTCTCGGGGGTGCACAAGATTCTCACGCAAACGGTACCAGACAAGTTCAAGACCGAGGCCGTGCAGGAGATGGAGGCCTGGCTCGCAGGCGTGTTGCGCGGCACCGACTCGAGTTTGCTCGATGAATGGGAGCGTCTGCGTGATCCCAACTGGAAACCGAGCGAAGACGAGCCCGCCTCCACCGAGCCTGCGGACATCACCAAGAACAAGCGGGAATTCACCGCACTGGTTCGCACTGAGATCTTCCGCTTCCTCCGTCCTCTCGCCATGGGGAACTACAAGCTCGCGGCATCTCAGTTCTCCCAGCCTCCGTCGACATGGAGCGAGGAAACTCTCATCGCCACGCTGGATCCCTATTATGACGAGCACGAGCGCATCAGCCTCGACAACGAAGCGCGCAATGGCCGCCACACCTACGTGGAGCCCTCTGAGGACAAACGCACCTGGCGCGTCTGCCAGGTGCTGGTGGACCCCGAAGGCCTGAATGATTGGCAGATGGAGTTCAGCGTCGATCTGGATCAAGCCCGCGAAGCCGGCAAGCCTACGCTATCGCTCATCGCCATCGGGCCGGTGGTGCCGGCGTAG
- a CDS encoding Gfo/Idh/MocA family oxidoreductase codes for MLKSFLFVVLVLVGAFEVRAADSPTPAPAPAPVKVIIAGLVHGHVSGFLHKANLGSVEIVGIYEPNQEVVNRYKERFQLEKVPFGSDLPKMLDEQKPQAIWVFTNTYDHLAAVEAAAPRGIHVIVEKPLAVDKAAADRMAALAGKHKIQLLTNLETTWYSCLGEAHRICVEEQQLGVLTKIVGHFGHPGPDRVQPEFLAWLKDPKLNGGGASSDFGCYGGVITTWLLGNQRPKSVTAVFQTNRPETWTQVDDNATLILEYPQAQGIIQASWDWTFPRKDVQIYGRKGIIRTINPTDYEIQLDRAKRPEEKTAAPLPAPYGSSVEYFAAVIRGEIDPKGSMSSLETNLIAMEIQEAARESAKTGKKVVLP; via the coding sequence ATGCTTAAGAGCTTCCTATTTGTAGTCCTGGTTCTCGTCGGTGCTTTTGAAGTCCGCGCCGCGGACTCGCCGACGCCTGCGCCTGCTCCTGCTCCCGTGAAAGTCATCATCGCAGGTCTCGTCCACGGTCACGTGAGCGGATTCCTGCACAAGGCCAACCTAGGTTCGGTGGAGATCGTCGGCATCTATGAGCCCAACCAGGAAGTGGTGAACCGGTACAAGGAACGCTTCCAACTCGAGAAGGTGCCCTTCGGCTCCGATCTCCCAAAGATGCTGGATGAGCAGAAGCCGCAAGCCATTTGGGTCTTCACCAACACGTACGACCATCTGGCCGCAGTCGAAGCGGCGGCTCCGCGTGGCATTCACGTGATTGTGGAAAAGCCGCTTGCCGTCGATAAGGCCGCCGCTGACCGCATGGCGGCGCTGGCAGGGAAGCACAAGATTCAACTCCTGACGAATCTCGAGACGACGTGGTATTCATGCCTCGGGGAGGCTCACCGCATCTGTGTCGAGGAGCAGCAACTCGGGGTGCTCACGAAGATCGTGGGCCACTTCGGCCATCCCGGACCTGACCGTGTACAACCCGAGTTCCTCGCCTGGCTGAAGGATCCAAAGCTCAATGGCGGCGGCGCATCGTCGGACTTCGGCTGCTACGGTGGCGTCATCACGACCTGGCTGCTGGGCAATCAACGTCCGAAGTCGGTCACGGCCGTCTTCCAGACCAACCGGCCCGAGACGTGGACGCAGGTGGACGACAATGCCACGCTCATCCTCGAGTATCCGCAGGCACAGGGCATCATCCAGGCGTCCTGGGATTGGACCTTCCCGCGCAAGGATGTGCAAATCTACGGCCGCAAAGGCATCATCCGGACGATCAACCCCACGGACTATGAAATCCAACTCGACCGCGCCAAGCGTCCCGAGGAGAAGACTGCTGCACCGCTGCCCGCGCCCTATGGCTCATCGGTGGAGTATTTTGCCGCCGTGATTCGGGGTGAAATCGATCCCAAGGGCAGCATGTCTTCCCTGGAGACCAATCTCATCGCGATGGAGATTCAGGAGGCAGCGCGTGAGTCGGCGAAGACGGGGAAGAAAGTGGTGCTGCCATGA
- a CDS encoding molybdopterin-dependent oxidoreductase — translation MSTAPASASASPPPVDTVNVQINGKWHKFPKGMRMIEACRIAGELVPHYCYHPKLSSPGNCRMCLVEMGMPPRPTPGQEPAKDEHGMPVIGWMPRPVIACANTVSEGMGIRTGGKLSEECRRGVMELLLINHPLDCPICDQAGECRLQEFSVEHGNGQSRFREEKVKKPKNVDVGPRVRLDDERCIMCSRCIRFCAEIVDDPVLGFTERGSHTTLAVHPGKRLENNYSLNTVDICPVGALTSNDFRFQQRVWFLKETKSICTQCGRGCNMEISSRQQAIYRQTPRENNDVNSTWMCDRGRLDFHFVNSEFRLTQPLIKKAAGKHQAATWKDAILAVAQGVAGVPADQIAVIASARMTNEELYLAKALIKALGTSQFDVVPRTREADNFLRAADMNPNSNGVRTIWGTEPGKQLDQIIADITAGKIKVVLALGENLLKLGLTKEVLGKLKFLASSHVLANATAELSHVVLPGATYAEKRGSMINVTGRLQRLNKAVELPGEAHDDWEILRDLILAVSGSNGLHSVDDVFKRMAGEIAIFQGKTLRGIGDLGVQVMETDEKIPLLERERERKAKGIIVG, via the coding sequence ATGAGTACTGCCCCTGCCAGCGCCTCCGCCTCGCCGCCTCCGGTGGACACGGTGAACGTGCAGATCAATGGCAAGTGGCACAAGTTCCCCAAGGGCATGCGCATGATTGAGGCGTGCCGTATCGCGGGTGAGCTGGTGCCCCACTACTGCTACCACCCGAAGCTTTCCTCCCCCGGCAACTGCCGTATGTGCCTCGTGGAGATGGGCATGCCCCCCCGTCCCACCCCCGGCCAGGAGCCTGCGAAGGACGAGCACGGCATGCCGGTCATCGGCTGGATGCCGCGTCCCGTCATCGCCTGCGCGAATACCGTCAGCGAAGGCATGGGCATCCGTACTGGGGGCAAGCTGAGCGAAGAATGCCGCCGCGGCGTGATGGAGCTCCTGCTCATCAATCACCCCCTCGACTGCCCCATTTGTGACCAGGCCGGTGAGTGCCGTCTGCAGGAGTTCAGCGTGGAGCATGGCAATGGCCAGAGCCGCTTCCGCGAGGAGAAGGTCAAGAAGCCGAAGAATGTCGATGTCGGCCCGCGCGTGCGTCTGGATGACGAGCGTTGCATCATGTGCTCCCGCTGCATTCGCTTCTGCGCGGAAATCGTGGATGATCCGGTGCTGGGCTTCACGGAGCGCGGCAGCCACACCACCCTCGCGGTGCACCCCGGCAAGCGCTTGGAGAACAATTACTCGCTCAACACCGTGGACATCTGCCCGGTGGGAGCGCTGACCTCGAATGACTTCCGCTTCCAGCAGCGCGTCTGGTTCCTGAAGGAAACGAAGTCCATCTGCACGCAGTGCGGCCGCGGCTGCAACATGGAGATCTCCTCCCGCCAGCAGGCCATCTACCGCCAGACCCCGCGCGAGAACAACGACGTGAACAGCACGTGGATGTGCGACCGTGGCCGTCTCGACTTCCATTTCGTCAACAGCGAGTTCCGCCTCACCCAGCCGCTCATCAAGAAGGCGGCGGGCAAGCACCAGGCCGCGACGTGGAAGGACGCCATCCTCGCCGTGGCGCAGGGTGTCGCCGGAGTGCCCGCCGACCAGATTGCCGTCATCGCCTCCGCGCGCATGACGAATGAAGAGCTCTACCTCGCGAAGGCCCTCATCAAGGCGCTCGGTACCTCGCAGTTCGATGTGGTGCCCCGCACCCGCGAGGCCGACAACTTCCTGCGTGCCGCCGACATGAACCCCAACAGCAATGGGGTGCGCACCATCTGGGGCACGGAGCCTGGCAAGCAGCTCGACCAGATCATCGCCGACATCACGGCGGGCAAGATCAAGGTCGTGCTCGCCCTCGGCGAAAACCTCCTGAAGCTCGGCCTCACCAAGGAAGTGCTGGGCAAGCTGAAATTCCTCGCCTCCAGCCACGTGCTGGCGAATGCGACCGCTGAGCTCTCCCATGTGGTGCTCCCCGGAGCGACCTATGCCGAGAAGCGCGGTAGCATGATCAATGTCACCGGCCGTCTCCAGCGCCTGAACAAGGCGGTGGAACTCCCCGGCGAAGCGCATGACGACTGGGAAATCCTGCGTGACCTCATCCTCGCCGTGAGCGGATCGAACGGCCTCCACTCTGTGGACGATGTCTTCAAGCGCATGGCCGGTGAAATCGCCATCTTCCAGGGCAAGACCCTGCGTGGCATCGGCGACCTCGGCGTGCAGGTCATGGAGACCGACGAGAAGATCCCCCTGCTGGAGCGCGAACGCGAGCGCAAGGCGAAGGGGATTATTGTTGGGTAG